A stretch of Brassica napus cultivar Da-Ae chromosome C6, Da-Ae, whole genome shotgun sequence DNA encodes these proteins:
- the LOC106405902 gene encoding BTB/POZ domain-containing protein POB1 isoform X6 — protein sequence MRGGENTDLFDPKTQMDSDFSRHGSSSEGDFGFAFNDSNFSDRLLRIEIMGNPSDSRSDVEGCTSIADWARHRKRRREDIKKESVTISDIVACPEEQILTDEQPDMDGCPGGDNLDDEGEAMIEEALSGDEEDTSSEPSWGMDCSKVVRVIELHISSPILAAKSPFFYKLFSNGMRESDQRHVTLRINASEEAALMELLNFMYSNVVSVATAPALLDVLMAADKFEVASCMRYCSRLLRSMPMTPESALLYLELPSSVLMAKAVQPLTDAAKQFLAARYKDITKFQEEVMSLPLAGIEAILSSDDLQIASEDAVYDFILKWARAQYPSLEERREILGSRLALSIRFPFMTCRKLKKVLTCSDFDHEIASKLVLEALFFKAEAPHRQRSLAAEESASVNRRLIERAYKYRPVKVVEFELPRPQCVVYLDLKREECAGLFPSGRVYSQAFHLGGQGFFLSAHCNMDQQSSFHCFGLFLGMQEKGSVSFGVDYEFSARSKPSEEFISKYKGNYTFTGGKAVGYRNLFGIPWTSFIAEDSLYFINGILHLRAELTIKRLDEE from the exons ATGAGAGGTGGTGAAAACACGGATCTCTTCGACCCCAAAACCCAGATGGACTCCGATTTCTCCCGTCACGGCTCCTCCTCCGAAGGCGACTTCGGATTCGCCTTCAACGACAGCAACTTCTCCGATCGATTGCTCCGGATCGAGATCATGGGTAATCCATCTGATTCCAGGTCAGACGTTGAGGGATGCACGAGCATCGCCGATTGGGCTCGTCATCgcaagaggagaagagaagataTCAAAAAGGAATCTG TTACTATTTCGGACATCGTGGCGTGTCCTGAGGAGCAGATTTTGACGGATGAGCAGCCTGATATGGATGGGTGTCCTGGTGGTGATAATCTTGATGATGAAGGTGAGGCAATGATTGAAGAGGCTTTATCAG GTGATGAAGAGGATACAAGTAGTGAGCCAAGCTGGGGGATGGATTGTTCTAAAGTTGTTAGGGTTATTGAACTTCATATTAGCTCTCCTATCTTAGCTGCCAAAAGCCCTTTCTTTTACAAG TTGTTCTCCAATGGCATGAGGGAATCTGACCAAAGGCATGTCACTCTTCGAATCAATGCTTCAG AGGAAGCTGCTTTGATGGAGCTTTTAAACTTCATGTACAGCAACGTGGTATCTGTGGCCACAGCACCTGCTTTGTTAGATGTGCTCATGGCTGCTGATAAATTTGAGGTTGCCTCTTGCATGAGGTACTGCAGCAGGCTTCTCCGCAGTATGCCTATGACTCCCGAGTCTGCGCTGCTCTATCTCGAGCTACCCTCTAGTGTTCTGATGGCTAAAGCTGTTCAGCCTTTAACCGATGCTGCAAAACAGTTCCTTGCTGCCCGCTACAAGGATATTACCAA GTTTCAGGAGGAGGTTATGTCTCTACCATTGGCAGGAATCGAGGCGATTTTATCAAGTGACGATCTCCAGATTGCATCAGAGGATGCGGTTTATGATTTCATCTTGAAATGGGCAAGAGCGCAGTACCCTTCGTTGGAGGAGCGAAGAGAGATTCTCGGGTCACGCCTCGCGCTATCCATCCGCTTCCCATTTATGACATGCAGAAAGCTGAAGAAGGTGCTGACTTGCAGCGACTTCGACCACGAGATAGCATCAAAGCTCGTTCTAGAAGCTCTTTTCTTCAAGGCGGAAGCCCCACACAGGCAACGCAGCCTAGCCGCGGAAGAATCGGCCTCCGTGAACCGACGCCTCATAGAAAGAGCTTACAAATACAGACCGGTTAAAGTCGTCGAGTTCGAGCTTCCTAGGCCGCAGTGCGTGGTCTACCTAGACCTGAAAAGAGAAGAATGCGCAGGGCTGTTCCCCTCGGGGAGAGTCTATTCGCAGGCCTTTCACTTAGGCGGTCAAGGCTTTTTCCTCTCGGCGCACTGCAACATGGACCAGCAGAGCTCTTTCCACTGTTTTGGACTGTTTCTCGGGATGCAGGAGAAAGGGTCGGTGAGTTTTGGAGTGGACTACGAGTTCTCGGCGAGGTCGAAGCCATCGGAGGAGTTCATAAGCAAGTACAAAGGGAACTACACGTTCACAGGAGGGAAAGCAGTTGGGTACAGGAACTTGTTTGGGATCCCATGGACGTCTTTTATTGCGGAGGATAGTCTTTACTTCATCAATGGCATACTCCATCTCAGAGCTGAGCTTACCATCAAAAG GCTTGACGAAGAGTAG
- the LOC106405902 gene encoding BTB/POZ domain-containing protein POB1 isoform X4 produces the protein MRGGENTDLFDPKTQMDSDFSRHGSSSEGDFGFAFNDSNFSDRLLRIEIMGNPSDSRSDVEGCTSIADWARHRKRRREDIKKESVTISDIVACPEEQILTDEQPDMDGCPGGDNLDDEVRRSGSLWGFGLIGDEEDTSSEPSWGMDCSKVVRVIELHISSPILAAKSPFFYKLFSNGMRESDQRHVTLRINASEEAALMELLNFMYSNVVSVATAPALLDVLMAADKFEVASCMRYCSRLLRSMPMTPESALLYLELPSSVLMAKAVQPLTDAAKQFLAARYKDITKFQEEVMSLPLAGIEAILSSDDLQIASEDAVYDFILKWARAQYPSLEERREILGSRLALSIRFPFMTCRKLKKVLTCSDFDHEIASKLVLEALFFKAEAPHRQRSLAAEESASVNRRLIERAYKYRPVKVVEFELPRPQCVVYLDLKREECAGLFPSGRVYSQAFHLGGQGFFLSAHCNMDQQSSFHCFGLFLGMQEKGSVSFGVDYEFSARSKPSEEFISKYKGNYTFTGGKAVGYRNLFGIPWTSFIAEDSLYFINGILHLRAELTIKRLDEE, from the exons ATGAGAGGTGGTGAAAACACGGATCTCTTCGACCCCAAAACCCAGATGGACTCCGATTTCTCCCGTCACGGCTCCTCCTCCGAAGGCGACTTCGGATTCGCCTTCAACGACAGCAACTTCTCCGATCGATTGCTCCGGATCGAGATCATGGGTAATCCATCTGATTCCAGGTCAGACGTTGAGGGATGCACGAGCATCGCCGATTGGGCTCGTCATCgcaagaggagaagagaagataTCAAAAAGGAATCTG TTACTATTTCGGACATCGTGGCGTGTCCTGAGGAGCAGATTTTGACGGATGAGCAGCCTGATATGGATGGGTGTCCTGGTGGTGATAATCTTGATGATGAAG TTAGAAGAAGTGGAAGCTTATGGGGTTTTGGTTTAATAGGTGATGAAGAGGATACAAGTAGTGAGCCAAGCTGGGGGATGGATTGTTCTAAAGTTGTTAGGGTTATTGAACTTCATATTAGCTCTCCTATCTTAGCTGCCAAAAGCCCTTTCTTTTACAAG TTGTTCTCCAATGGCATGAGGGAATCTGACCAAAGGCATGTCACTCTTCGAATCAATGCTTCAG AGGAAGCTGCTTTGATGGAGCTTTTAAACTTCATGTACAGCAACGTGGTATCTGTGGCCACAGCACCTGCTTTGTTAGATGTGCTCATGGCTGCTGATAAATTTGAGGTTGCCTCTTGCATGAGGTACTGCAGCAGGCTTCTCCGCAGTATGCCTATGACTCCCGAGTCTGCGCTGCTCTATCTCGAGCTACCCTCTAGTGTTCTGATGGCTAAAGCTGTTCAGCCTTTAACCGATGCTGCAAAACAGTTCCTTGCTGCCCGCTACAAGGATATTACCAA GTTTCAGGAGGAGGTTATGTCTCTACCATTGGCAGGAATCGAGGCGATTTTATCAAGTGACGATCTCCAGATTGCATCAGAGGATGCGGTTTATGATTTCATCTTGAAATGGGCAAGAGCGCAGTACCCTTCGTTGGAGGAGCGAAGAGAGATTCTCGGGTCACGCCTCGCGCTATCCATCCGCTTCCCATTTATGACATGCAGAAAGCTGAAGAAGGTGCTGACTTGCAGCGACTTCGACCACGAGATAGCATCAAAGCTCGTTCTAGAAGCTCTTTTCTTCAAGGCGGAAGCCCCACACAGGCAACGCAGCCTAGCCGCGGAAGAATCGGCCTCCGTGAACCGACGCCTCATAGAAAGAGCTTACAAATACAGACCGGTTAAAGTCGTCGAGTTCGAGCTTCCTAGGCCGCAGTGCGTGGTCTACCTAGACCTGAAAAGAGAAGAATGCGCAGGGCTGTTCCCCTCGGGGAGAGTCTATTCGCAGGCCTTTCACTTAGGCGGTCAAGGCTTTTTCCTCTCGGCGCACTGCAACATGGACCAGCAGAGCTCTTTCCACTGTTTTGGACTGTTTCTCGGGATGCAGGAGAAAGGGTCGGTGAGTTTTGGAGTGGACTACGAGTTCTCGGCGAGGTCGAAGCCATCGGAGGAGTTCATAAGCAAGTACAAAGGGAACTACACGTTCACAGGAGGGAAAGCAGTTGGGTACAGGAACTTGTTTGGGATCCCATGGACGTCTTTTATTGCGGAGGATAGTCTTTACTTCATCAATGGCATACTCCATCTCAGAGCTGAGCTTACCATCAAAAG GCTTGACGAAGAGTAG